From the genome of Syntrophobacterales bacterium, one region includes:
- the thrC gene encoding threonine synthase, translating into MPEALSYYSTNRNLENQPGIVPFRGIVSFREALLMGQAPDQGLFMPELIPSIPLEQFRNLKGKPYPEAAMLVALAFLSREISEERLRRIIDESYNYPLPLENVFARKYVMRLDQGPTASFKDFAARMMARLMSIMRDPGKILNVLVATSGDTGSAVGEAFKGVAGIDVTILYPRNEVSGRQKRQLDTIGDNVKALSMDGKFDDCQNLVKQAFSDPDLEPFHLTSANSINFGRILPQIVYYVWAWAQLSREGEPAVFSVPSGNFGNALGCEFARRMGLPVEKLVMPTNENDEFPRFLDTGIYEKVSPSLACISNAMNVGHPSNLARFFELYGGTVDRNGIVHRLPNVEEMRKNIYSVSISDRETRKTIKRVYDQYKVVLEPHGAVGWRGLEIYLEMYGDKSLCVSLETAHPAKFPDEIEKLLGVVPELPQSMKDVDKRTGEPTPLSAAYDDFKKYLTRHLKSGV; encoded by the coding sequence ATGCCGGAGGCATTGAGTTACTACAGCACCAACCGCAATCTCGAAAATCAACCGGGCATTGTCCCGTTCAGGGGGATAGTTTCCTTTAGGGAGGCGCTTCTGATGGGACAGGCCCCCGATCAGGGGCTCTTTATGCCGGAACTTATTCCCTCAATTCCGCTTGAGCAGTTCAGGAATCTGAAAGGAAAGCCCTATCCGGAGGCGGCCATGTTGGTCGCGCTGGCCTTCCTTTCCCGCGAAATCAGTGAAGAAAGGCTGCGCCGGATAATCGATGAATCCTATAACTACCCGCTTCCCCTGGAAAACGTCTTCGCCCGTAAATACGTTATGCGCCTCGATCAGGGGCCGACTGCCTCCTTCAAGGACTTTGCCGCCCGGATGATGGCCCGCCTGATGAGTATCATGCGCGATCCCGGCAAAATACTGAACGTTCTGGTCGCCACGTCCGGCGATACGGGAAGCGCCGTAGGCGAGGCTTTTAAGGGAGTTGCGGGGATAGATGTCACTATTCTCTATCCGCGCAATGAGGTCAGCGGTCGACAAAAAAGGCAGTTGGACACGATCGGCGACAATGTCAAGGCGCTTTCGATGGATGGGAAATTCGACGACTGCCAGAATCTTGTTAAACAGGCCTTTTCCGATCCCGATTTGGAACCATTCCATCTTACCTCGGCTAACTCCATAAACTTCGGCAGAATCCTGCCCCAGATCGTCTATTACGTCTGGGCGTGGGCGCAGCTTTCCCGCGAGGGGGAACCGGCCGTTTTTTCCGTGCCTTCCGGCAACTTCGGCAACGCCCTGGGCTGTGAGTTTGCACGGCGGATGGGTCTTCCGGTCGAGAAGCTGGTTATGCCAACCAATGAAAATGACGAATTTCCCCGTTTTTTAGACACGGGCATTTATGAAAAGGTGTCACCTTCACTTGCCTGCATCTCAAACGCAATGAATGTTGGCCATCCCAGCAATCTTGCCCGTTTTTTTGAGTTGTACGGAGGAACCGTGGATCGAAACGGCATTGTGCATCGCCTTCCGAACGTGGAGGAAATGAGAAAAAACATCTATTCGGTCAGCATCTCCGATCGGGAAACCAGAAAGACCATCAAAAGGGTTTACGACCAGTACAAAGTGGTTCTCGAACCGCACGGCGCCGTAGGCTGGCGCGGCTTGGAGATATATCTCGAAATGTACGGCGACAAATCCCTGTGCGTAAGCCTGGAGACTGCCCATCCGGCGAAATTCCCCGATGAAATAGAAAAACTGCTGGGCGTTGTTCCCGAGCTTCCCCAGAGCATGAAGGACGTTGACAAAAGAACCGGCGAGCCGACGCCTTTATCCGCAGCCTACGATGATTTCAAAAAATATTTGACAAGACACCTGAAAAGCGGCGTTTGA
- a CDS encoding CYTH domain-containing protein, with the protein MAVEIERKFLLINDEWKKLAAGTSYRQGYLCSDNKRTVRVRTAGGRGYLTVKGKTVGTARAEYEYEIALADAEEMLENLCDKPLIEKRRYKISFENHLWEVDEFLGENEGLILAEIELKREDEAFLKPNWIGQEVTGDHRYYNASLGRYPFSKWQK; encoded by the coding sequence ATGGCGGTGGAAATAGAGCGAAAATTTTTATTGATAAACGATGAATGGAAAAAGCTCGCTGCGGGAACGAGTTACCGTCAAGGCTACCTTTGCAGCGACAACAAACGGACGGTACGGGTAAGAACCGCCGGTGGCCGGGGATATCTGACGGTGAAGGGAAAAACAGTCGGAACGGCCCGGGCTGAATATGAATACGAGATCGCGCTTGCCGATGCCGAGGAAATGCTGGAAAACCTCTGCGACAAGCCCCTCATCGAGAAGCGGCGCTATAAGATTTCGTTTGAAAACCACCTTTGGGAGGTGGATGAATTTTTAGGGGAAAATGAAGGGCTGATTTTGGCAGAAATCGAACTGAAAAGAGAGGACGAGGCGTTTTTGAAACCAAACTGGATCGGGCAGGAGGTTACCGGCGATCATCGCTATTATAACGCCAGCCTGGGCCGATATCCATTCAGCAAATGGCAGAAATAA
- a CDS encoding flavin reductase family protein, whose product MGKSQKEEKTSWKPGNVLYPAPPVLVSCGGFRDWKENLITIAWAGNICSDPPMLSISVRPERYSYEIIRTTGEFVVNVPSLKLARAVDWCGVVSGRDEDKFAGAGLTSQRALRVRAPIVSECPINIECIVNKSLELGSHTLFMAEVVAVQVSTGLIDGKGKFHIEKSGLLSFVHGQYFALGRRLGGFGFSVRKGFRKAKQ is encoded by the coding sequence ATGGGGAAATCACAAAAGGAGGAAAAGACCAGTTGGAAACCGGGCAACGTCCTTTACCCGGCGCCGCCGGTTCTGGTAAGTTGCGGAGGGTTTCGGGACTGGAAAGAGAACCTGATAACCATCGCCTGGGCAGGCAATATCTGCAGCGATCCGCCCATGCTGTCGATTTCCGTTCGTCCCGAAAGATACTCCTATGAGATTATCCGCACTACCGGCGAATTTGTGGTCAATGTGCCCTCATTGAAACTTGCCCGGGCGGTGGACTGGTGCGGCGTTGTTTCCGGGCGGGACGAGGACAAGTTTGCCGGCGCCGGGTTAACGTCCCAAAGGGCGCTGAGGGTAAGGGCGCCGATCGTCAGCGAATGTCCGATCAACATCGAATGTATCGTAAATAAATCGCTGGAGCTTGGTTCGCATACGCTGTTTATGGCAGAGGTGGTCGCCGTCCAGGTCTCGACCGGGCTGATTGATGGAAAGGGCAAGTTTCATATAGAGAAAAGCGGCCTGTTGTCCTTTGTTCATGGCCAGTATTTCGCGCTGGGGCGGCGTCTGGGCGGCTTTGGCTTTTCCGTGCGCAAA